In Gammaproteobacteria bacterium, one DNA window encodes the following:
- a CDS encoding NADH-quinone oxidoreductase subunit M yields the protein MGILSTLLLTPVLGILILALIPSKNTSQIRFTANLIAILVFLLSLWLIFSYDRSNGQIQFYEYFVFNPKLNTALALGVDGLSLPMVVLAALLTLIALLASFNIAHNIKSYYVSILLLELGMLGVFLSQDWSLFYIFWELTLAPLFLLIDRWGGTRRHVASLNFVLYTMGGSIFMLISLIAISQYMPEHGGTLMSAMSIAAQNMPRDEQIWVLIGFLIGFGVKMPIFPLHGWLPLAHVQAPSPVSILLSGILLKMGAYGMIRVIVMLPEATQMLQTLLIALALIGMIYGGVLAWRQTDMKAMVAYSSVSHMGIILLDIATMNKTGLIGAVLQMTAHGLVAGAMFLLVGLLYERTHTRNILDYSSLVRVMPRFAFFMTITLFAAMGLPGTVGFIAELHAIVGGFQQWGNLMILLGVSIMIGTAYAMRTIGMLFTGPVKPQMRNIEDLKIYELIAAGFLVVLIVLFGLWPAPLIDLSIATMNQMNGTIMQSIQ from the coding sequence ATGGGGATACTCAGTACATTACTTCTAACACCAGTATTAGGTATTCTGATACTCGCATTAATTCCAAGCAAGAACACAAGCCAAATCCGCTTCACCGCTAATCTGATCGCAATCTTAGTGTTTCTTCTAAGTCTTTGGCTGATTTTTAGTTACGATCGGTCCAATGGCCAAATACAGTTCTATGAGTATTTTGTTTTTAATCCTAAACTCAATACTGCTCTCGCCCTGGGGGTTGATGGATTGTCACTACCCATGGTGGTATTGGCGGCCTTGTTAACTTTGATCGCTTTGCTTGCTTCGTTCAACATAGCGCACAACATCAAAAGTTATTATGTCAGTATCCTGCTGTTGGAATTAGGGATGCTGGGCGTCTTTCTATCACAAGACTGGTCATTGTTCTATATTTTCTGGGAATTGACCTTGGCGCCGTTGTTCCTACTCATCGATCGCTGGGGAGGCACACGCCGTCATGTAGCCAGTTTGAATTTCGTGCTCTATACGATGGGCGGTTCGATTTTCATGCTCATCAGCTTGATCGCCATTAGTCAATATATGCCAGAGCATGGCGGTACTTTGATGTCTGCGATGTCTATTGCCGCACAGAACATGCCAAGAGACGAACAAATCTGGGTTCTCATCGGTTTTCTCATCGGCTTCGGTGTCAAGATGCCGATTTTTCCACTGCATGGTTGGCTTCCATTAGCGCATGTGCAAGCACCAAGCCCGGTCAGTATATTGCTATCCGGCATTCTTCTCAAAATGGGCGCCTACGGCATGATTCGCGTGATTGTCATGCTGCCGGAAGCCACGCAAATGTTACAGACGCTATTAATCGCGCTGGCATTGATCGGAATGATCTATGGCGGTGTTCTGGCTTGGCGGCAAACCGACATGAAAGCCATGGTTGCTTACTCATCGGTCAGCCATATGGGCATTATCCTTCTGGATATTGCCACGATGAATAAAACCGGTTTGATCGGCGCGGTCTTGCAAATGACAGCGCACGGTTTGGTTGCCGGTGCGATGTTCCTGTTGGTCGGTTTGTTGTATGAACGTACGCATACCCGGAATATTCTGGATTACAGCTCCCTGGTCAGAGTCATGCCGCGTTTTGCCTTCTTTATGACCATTACTTTGTTTGCCGCCATGGGATTACCCGGCACTGTCGGATTTATCGCAGAACTGCATGCGATCGTCGGCGGCTTCCAGCAATGGGGCAATCTCATGATTCTGCTGGGTGTGAGCATTATGATCGGAACAGCCTATGCCATGCGGACTATCGGTATGCTGTTTACCGGTCCGGTGAAACCCCAGATGCGTAACATCGAAGATTTGAAGATATACGAACTCATCGCGGCCGGATTTCTGGTTGTATTAATCGTGCTGTTTGGTTTATGGCCGGCACCGTTGATTGATCTCTCAATAGCGACCATGAATCAAATGAACGGCACCATCATGCAAAGTATTCAATAG
- a CDS encoding DUF2309 domain-containing protein — protein sequence MTSESHDLRHHILETIDHLDHILPGQRPLHKFVHHNTIHGFQHLPFEEGLAAYEELTGVYGYLPDSRNRELYQQGRITDADLSAALEHAKHLQSGQTVFQANDLTIKRLDIYQIALLHELPPLSISQLNWQIEELNVLHTIQPDVSKEARARMLACIADQSVVVKQLWESILNKLNIELTDLHPENMLDLSEEQAKEWLEKIKKNLANGKGIPVHQKMRMDAETELDEMLAQIGNKITLRSFVMALSGIDILYSIRPQIIRVCASVLDEGVAAWQLPGRSKLGLYAAWRSTAHFDVNPFLHDLPDWQNIVDETPEDPVDCIILQLTNMEIPQDKWEGYIQQLALELPGWSGMINWRQHNPDYHTENDAALHMADYLAIRLTLDRLWLNQACKDTWKIEAKLGTIEYYFRRNLSEFMVRKQLYGGDLPEYLATIAKDLIMRTGSERERREEWQSLADLTWTWQFSPLVKKDFEHAAFNSGWRLFRLCQHLGLTAADIQSMQKSDLLQLLNVLDDFTAPERSKIWLYAYEYHYREDFFQVLRANINRGRWAKRAQRPQAQIVTCMDDREESLRRQLEEINPAIETIGAAGFFGVPMNYKGIDDIETNMQCPVVVRPANDVNEVPRKGAEPILQEHAKGYRFHRKLAYLMNQSLRRSLIFSHAIIDALAPIVFAGLLGRVFLPKYFLALNTSLRQNIEKKVPTELMFKAPASDVPATPDQPRLGFTDTEQADRLAVFMRTTGLSYGFAPIVCLAGHGSTNLNNPHEFGYNCGACSGKRGGPNARLFAAMANRPEVRKLLAERGVHVPDDTWFVGAEHDTCSDEYYWYDLEDIPQSALPAFEAFRNDLIKASKASAHERCRRFVSANNPRTLEAGKEHVTLRANDFSQAFPEFNHATIAAAIIGRRSISQGTFLDRRVFLISYDPTQDADGKLLENLLLAVGPVGAGINLEYYFSTVNNDHFGSGSKVTHNITGMFGVLEGTSSDLRTGLTKQMIEIHEPLRLQVLVEAKTEILGQIYERQASIRELVGGGWILLSAIDPDTAEISVFERGVGFVPWQAEKKQVPEYESSTAYYQNINVPLPPVLIKQPHVTGA from the coding sequence ATGACTTCTGAATCTCACGATTTGCGTCACCACATTCTTGAAACCATTGATCACTTGGATCATATCCTTCCAGGACAACGCCCGCTGCATAAGTTTGTGCACCACAACACCATTCATGGCTTTCAGCACTTGCCGTTCGAAGAAGGTTTAGCGGCTTACGAGGAATTGACCGGTGTTTACGGTTATTTGCCGGACTCAAGGAACCGGGAGTTATATCAGCAAGGCAGGATTACGGATGCGGATCTCTCAGCCGCACTCGAGCATGCCAAACACTTGCAATCCGGGCAGACTGTATTTCAAGCAAACGATCTGACCATCAAGCGCCTTGATATCTATCAAATTGCACTACTGCATGAATTGCCGCCTTTGTCGATCAGCCAATTGAACTGGCAGATAGAGGAATTGAATGTCCTCCATACCATCCAGCCGGATGTTTCAAAAGAAGCCCGTGCACGGATGCTCGCTTGTATTGCCGACCAAAGCGTTGTCGTTAAACAACTTTGGGAAAGTATTCTCAATAAACTCAACATTGAGTTGACCGATTTGCATCCGGAAAACATGCTGGATCTCTCAGAGGAACAAGCCAAAGAATGGCTGGAAAAAATCAAAAAGAACCTAGCCAATGGCAAAGGCATTCCAGTACATCAGAAAATGAGAATGGATGCCGAAACCGAACTTGATGAAATGCTTGCGCAAATCGGCAACAAAATTACATTGCGCAGTTTTGTCATGGCGTTAAGCGGTATCGATATTCTTTATTCCATTAGGCCGCAGATTATACGAGTCTGCGCATCGGTACTCGATGAAGGCGTTGCGGCATGGCAATTGCCCGGCCGCAGCAAATTGGGACTTTATGCAGCTTGGCGTTCGACAGCGCATTTCGACGTGAATCCTTTTCTGCACGATTTACCTGACTGGCAAAACATCGTCGATGAAACACCGGAAGATCCGGTCGATTGCATTATTCTGCAATTAACCAACATGGAGATTCCACAAGATAAATGGGAAGGTTATATTCAGCAGCTGGCGCTTGAGTTGCCGGGTTGGTCGGGAATGATCAACTGGCGCCAGCATAATCCTGACTACCATACGGAAAATGATGCAGCACTGCATATGGCCGATTATCTGGCTATCCGCCTGACACTGGACAGATTGTGGCTCAATCAGGCTTGTAAAGATACGTGGAAAATAGAAGCCAAGCTGGGAACGATCGAATATTATTTTCGCAGAAACTTGTCCGAGTTTATGGTCCGGAAACAACTCTATGGCGGAGATTTACCGGAATATCTGGCCACTATCGCCAAAGACCTGATTATGCGCACCGGCTCCGAACGTGAAAGACGGGAGGAGTGGCAGTCTTTGGCCGATCTGACATGGACCTGGCAATTCAGTCCCTTAGTAAAAAAAGATTTTGAGCATGCTGCTTTTAATAGCGGTTGGCGGCTTTTCCGCTTATGCCAGCATTTGGGACTGACCGCTGCGGATATTCAGAGCATGCAAAAAAGCGATTTGTTGCAGTTGCTCAATGTACTCGACGACTTTACCGCACCGGAACGAAGCAAAATTTGGCTATACGCTTACGAATATCACTATCGCGAAGATTTCTTTCAAGTTTTACGCGCCAATATCAACCGGGGACGCTGGGCCAAACGCGCGCAGCGGCCGCAAGCGCAGATCGTTACCTGCATGGATGACCGCGAAGAAAGCCTGCGCCGTCAACTGGAAGAAATCAATCCTGCCATCGAAACGATCGGTGCAGCAGGATTCTTTGGTGTACCCATGAATTATAAAGGGATTGACGACATTGAAACTAATATGCAATGCCCTGTGGTCGTGCGACCGGCCAATGATGTCAATGAAGTACCGAGAAAAGGCGCGGAACCGATACTGCAAGAACACGCCAAAGGGTATCGCTTCCATAGAAAGCTTGCTTATTTGATGAATCAGTCGCTGCGGCGCAGCCTTATTTTTTCGCATGCGATCATTGATGCGTTAGCACCGATCGTGTTTGCCGGTTTATTGGGCAGAGTATTTTTACCTAAATACTTCCTCGCACTCAATACTTCGCTGCGTCAAAACATCGAGAAAAAAGTCCCCACCGAATTGATGTTCAAAGCGCCTGCTTCGGATGTACCCGCGACACCGGACCAGCCGCGGCTGGGTTTTACCGATACCGAACAAGCTGACCGGTTAGCGGTTTTCATGCGCACAACCGGTTTATCGTACGGCTTCGCCCCGATTGTTTGCTTGGCCGGGCACGGCTCGACCAATCTCAATAATCCGCATGAATTTGGTTACAACTGCGGCGCTTGCAGCGGCAAACGCGGCGGACCGAATGCCCGTCTTTTTGCCGCCATGGCGAATCGCCCGGAAGTCAGAAAATTACTCGCGGAACGGGGTGTTCACGTTCCCGACGATACCTGGTTTGTCGGTGCTGAACACGACACCTGCAGCGACGAATACTATTGGTATGACCTCGAGGATATTCCACAAAGCGCACTGCCTGCTTTCGAAGCATTCAGAAATGATTTGATCAAAGCAAGTAAAGCTTCGGCACACGAGCGCTGCCGGCGATTCGTCTCGGCTAATAATCCGCGCACGCTTGAAGCCGGGAAAGAACATGTAACTCTGCGCGCAAACGATTTTTCTCAAGCATTCCCGGAATTCAACCATGCGACGATAGCTGCGGCCATCATTGGACGGCGCTCCATTTCGCAAGGAACGTTTTTGGACCGGCGTGTCTTCCTCATTTCTTACGACCCGACACAGGACGCCGATGGCAAGCTGCTGGAAAACCTATTGCTGGCCGTCGGTCCGGTAGGAGCCGGTATCAATCTCGAATACTACTTTTCCACGGTGAACAACGATCATTTCGGCTCCGGTTCAAAAGTCACGCATAACATCACCGGCATGTTCGGTGTGCTGGAAGGAACCAGCAGCGATCTGCGAACCGGTTTGACCAAGCAGATGATCGAAATTCATGAACCGCTGCGATTGCAGGTTCTGGTTGAAGCAAAAACCGAAATCCTGGGCCAGATTTATGAACGTCAAGCCAGTATCCGCGAGCTTGTAGGCGGTGGCTGGATCCTACTCAGCGCGATCGATCCTGATACGGCTGAAATCTCGGTATTTGAACGCGGCGTAGGGTTTGTTCCTTGGCAAGCGGAAAAGAAACAGGTGCCTGAATATGAATCATCCACTGCCTATTATCAGAACATCAATGTGCCTTTACCGCCTGTTCTAATCAAGCAACCTCATGTGACAGGAGCTTAA